DNA sequence from the Bufo bufo chromosome 3, aBufBuf1.1, whole genome shotgun sequence genome:
TGTCCAGCACTAACTTTGCACTTCACTTTTTTATCCCTTCAGATTAatctaataacaataataatgatACTagccaaatactgaccatgtgaaagtgtCCTAACTCTGAGAACAAATTTTGCCCCACTGGACAAACCCCTTTATCCCCTCCCCaacatctgccatacatgtatggtgaaACATGCTTTGACTATTTTGTCTTCAGTTGTCCTCTACTTTCCATGTACTACATATTCCCTTCTTGTTAGGCTATGAGGACTACCAGTCTCTATATCATTTCCTTTAATTTAGCAGGGGGTGCCCAGCTGTAGTGCTGAATCACTTGCGCTGTTTGGGGGGTTAAGGGGTTCCAGTTTGGCACTGCTCTCATCCGCATTAGGTGCAGCTCCTTCTTTAGCGTCATCATCGCAGCAACAACAGCAACAATCCAGGAAAGCCTGTCCTAGTGGTTTGGAGACACATAGGAGGAGGACAGGTGTTACTGCAGACTTCAAGAATAAGAAAAACTGAGTGATAAGTGCCAAGAGATTCTCGGGCAGATCCAGACTGGTATAGGCCACCAAGATATTTGTGATATTTTCAGGGAGGATGCACACTCCGTATACAATAGCTAGACCTGCCACTATCCAGCTCAGCTGACGTTGACACTGGCTATTTTTCATGTTCTTTGTGTTCCCAACAATTCGCAGAGTCACCAGTAGCGATGTCATAGTAAAAAGGAGGGGTAGACAGAAGTAGCAGCCAAGGAACCACCACATTCGGGCATGCTTGTATGTCAGAATTAAGGAGCGCAAAACTGGGAGCAGATCAGGAGAAGGATGCATCACACAGGAATCACTGATTAACCCTGATAATGGAGAACGCTCCTGGTTCAGCTGCCACAAAAATATCTCCGGGAGAGCAAGAGTCAAGGATCCAAGCCAGATAACTGATACCTTTCCCAGGATGGATTGGCACTGCTCCACTGGTCTTGGAGGTAACTGCGATGAAGTTATTGACTGGAAACGAtctatacacagtgcacacaaaGAGAA
Encoded proteins:
- the GPR37L1 gene encoding G-protein coupled receptor 37-like 1, producing the protein MKLSRVLFDSFLFFMFLNFSNIKSSNCNEESRNTTAVQRIKHAAAKPRVRRGSQGEGSKTDARNLGYPRLIYSPTTGLPDMNRMQNDSSQSPTWGPKLINSLYPLSENSISAYGVLLLSLVVFAVGIVGNLSIMCIVWHSMSMKSAWDSILAGVALWDFLLLFFCLPVVVFQEITHRRLLGVFSCRIVPYMEVSSLGVTTFSLCALCIDRFQSITSSQLPPRPVEQCQSILGKVSVIWLGSLTLALPEIFLWQLNQERSPLSGLISDSCVMHPSPDLLPVLRSLILTYKHARMWWFLGCYFCLPLLFTMTSLLVTLRIVGNTKNMKNSQCQRQLSWIVAGLAIVYGVCILPENITNILVAYTSLDLPENLLALITQFFLFLKSAVTPVLLLCVSKPLGQAFLDCCCCCCDDDAKEGAAPNADESSAKLEPLNPPNSASDSALQLGTPC